A window of Nitrospirota bacterium contains these coding sequences:
- a CDS encoding DUF2384 domain-containing protein, protein MLARVVRRAVEVFEKQDLAIDWLKHPNCALRNQAPLSLLDTEFRAESVMDLLGRIEIVEQK, encoded by the coding sequence ATTCTTGCCCGGGTAGTTCGGCGCGCAGTTGAAGTGTTTGAGAAACAAGATTTGGCAATTGACTGGCTTAAACATCCCAACTGCGCTTTAAGAAACCAAGCTCCATTGAGCCTTCTCGATACCGAGTTTAGAGCCGAAAGTGTTATGGACCTTCTTGGGCGGATTGAAATTGTAGAACAGAAATAA
- a CDS encoding OmpA family protein: MKQIFKVLTSFLIVVFFIGCATEGDNARAKKGTLLGALGGAAVGGLIGSQSGKAGQGALIGGLVGALGGGLIGNYMDKQAAELEKVAETQRTEDGIIVTMKDKILFDVNKAELKPESKNSLSKIADVLRRYPKTDITVAGYTDSTGSSKNNQDLSENRAKAVEFSLINNGVKSNRITARGFGSENPAADNSTADGRAQNRRVELHIVPNDDLVSEAQKEQK; this comes from the coding sequence ATGAAACAGATTTTTAAAGTCTTAACCAGTTTTTTGATTGTCGTTTTCTTCATCGGATGCGCGACCGAAGGGGACAATGCCCGGGCCAAAAAAGGAACCCTCCTTGGAGCCCTTGGCGGAGCGGCCGTTGGTGGTTTAATCGGAAGCCAGAGTGGAAAAGCAGGTCAGGGGGCGTTAATCGGGGGTCTGGTCGGAGCCCTTGGAGGCGGATTAATAGGGAACTATATGGATAAACAAGCCGCTGAATTGGAAAAGGTCGCGGAGACCCAGAGAACCGAAGATGGAATTATCGTGACGATGAAGGACAAAATTCTTTTTGACGTCAACAAAGCGGAATTAAAACCCGAATCTAAAAATTCGTTAAGCAAAATCGCCGATGTCCTGAGGAGATATCCGAAAACAGATATTACCGTCGCGGGGTATACGGACAGCACAGGATCCTCAAAGAACAATCAGGACTTATCAGAAAACAGGGCAAAAGCGGTGGAATTTTCTCTGATTAACAACGGGGTTAAATCGAATCGTATAACAGCAAGGGGATTTGGAAGTGAAAATCCCGCCGCGGACAACAGCACGGCGGATGGAAGGGCTCAAAACAGACGGGTCGAACTGCATATTGTCCCGAACGATGATCTGGTTTCAGAAGCCCAAAAAGAACAAAAATAA
- a CDS encoding DUF2062 domain-containing protein has translation MIAKIKLKIKELLNLNDSPKKIALAFSVGVFIAFSPILGFHTLMVVLVAWLFRLNPVALIIGAFVNNPWTFTPLYGGCLWFGVYLYGGASVFPQVSWQHLTFFGFIENLKPYIGPFFLGTTLMGIFFAVISYFITYYFIRQFRKSRLDLEV, from the coding sequence ATGATTGCTAAAATAAAACTTAAAATTAAAGAATTGTTGAACCTTAATGATTCACCAAAAAAAATCGCTTTGGCTTTTTCCGTTGGTGTTTTTATTGCTTTTTCCCCTATTTTGGGCTTTCACACCCTCATGGTGGTACTCGTGGCATGGCTTTTTCGTTTAAATCCTGTGGCGTTGATTATCGGTGCGTTTGTCAACAATCCCTGGACCTTTACCCCCCTTTACGGCGGGTGCCTCTGGTTTGGAGTTTATCTCTACGGCGGCGCTTCAGTTTTTCCACAAGTCTCGTGGCAGCATCTTACTTTCTTTGGTTTTATTGAAAATTTAAAACCCTATATCGGTCCATTTTTTCTGGGGACAACTCTCATGGGGATTTTTTTTGCCGTGATCTCATATTTTATTACCTATTATTTTATACGCCAATTTCGAAAGTCGAGATTGGACCTTGAAGTTTAG